One segment of Acidobacteriota bacterium DNA contains the following:
- a CDS encoding pyridoxal-phosphate dependent enzyme, producing the protein MFDLTIHPGPLEETVARCRQRGIFIPTFAQMRNPDLVPESVRQELTGIGLWDVHPRNLFRITWKNEPKASGGLYGGVNHMVFPSELTGVACKIVALVGKWFPTGAHKVGASYGCLAPRLVTGQFNPASQKAVWPSTGNYCRGGAYVSKLLGCPSVAILPEEMSRERFEWLATIADEVIATPGCESNVKEIFDKCWELRKTRHDVVIFNQFDEMGNRLWHYVVTGPAMDEVLGKVGGRLAGVVLSSGSGGTLGSGEYLKSRYPTIKIAAAEALQCPTLLRNGFGGHRIEGIGDKHVPWIHNVKNTDMVVAADDEHVIRFLRLFNEPLGQECLVGEGVPRDFVEGLHLLGISGIGNLACAIKFAKYYELTEKDVVFTMLTDSMELYGSRVRELREERGEYTTLQAARDFERLMALNTEDLLELTYTERKRVHNLKYYTWIEQQARELAELNAQWYDCDAFWGGNESAAARVDELVAEFNDRVGVGK; encoded by the coding sequence ATGTTCGATTTGACCATCCATCCCGGTCCGCTCGAGGAAACCGTCGCCCGCTGCCGCCAGCGCGGCATCTTCATCCCCACCTTCGCGCAGATGCGCAACCCGGACCTCGTCCCCGAGTCCGTCCGGCAGGAACTCACCGGCATCGGCCTGTGGGACGTCCACCCCCGCAACCTCTTCCGGATCACCTGGAAGAACGAGCCCAAGGCCTCCGGCGGCCTCTACGGCGGCGTCAACCACATGGTCTTCCCCTCCGAGCTGACGGGCGTGGCCTGCAAGATCGTCGCCCTGGTGGGCAAGTGGTTCCCGACCGGCGCCCACAAGGTGGGGGCGTCCTACGGCTGCCTGGCCCCGAGGCTGGTGACGGGCCAGTTCAACCCCGCCTCCCAGAAGGCCGTGTGGCCCTCCACCGGCAACTACTGTCGCGGCGGGGCCTACGTCTCGAAGCTGCTGGGGTGCCCCTCGGTGGCCATCCTCCCCGAGGAGATGTCCCGGGAGCGCTTCGAGTGGCTGGCGACGATCGCCGACGAGGTGATCGCCACCCCCGGCTGCGAGAGCAACGTCAAGGAGATCTTCGACAAGTGCTGGGAACTGCGCAAGACCCGCCACGACGTGGTGATCTTCAACCAGTTCGACGAGATGGGGAACCGCCTGTGGCACTACGTGGTGACGGGGCCCGCCATGGACGAGGTCCTGGGCAAGGTCGGCGGCCGGCTGGCCGGCGTGGTGCTCTCCTCCGGCTCCGGCGGGACCCTGGGGTCGGGCGAGTACCTCAAGAGCCGCTACCCCACTATCAAGATCGCGGCCGCGGAGGCCCTCCAGTGCCCGACCCTCCTGCGGAACGGCTTCGGCGGCCACCGCATCGAGGGGATCGGCGACAAGCACGTGCCGTGGATCCACAACGTGAAAAACACCGACATGGTGGTCGCCGCCGACGACGAGCACGTCATCCGCTTCCTCCGCCTCTTCAACGAGCCCCTCGGCCAGGAGTGCCTCGTCGGGGAGGGGGTGCCGCGGGACTTCGTGGAGGGACTCCACCTCCTGGGGATCTCGGGGATCGGCAACCTGGCCTGCGCCATCAAGTTCGCCAAGTACTACGAACTGACCGAGAAGGACGTGGTTTTCACCATGCTCACCGACTCCATGGAGCTCTACGGCTCCCGCGTCCGGGAACTCCGCGAGGAACGCGGCGAGTACACCACCCTCCAGGCGGCCCGGGACTTCGAGCGCCTCATGGCCCTCAACACCGAGGACCTGCTGGAGTTGACCTACACCGAGCGCAAGCGGGTCCACAACCTCAAGTACTACACCTGGATCGAGCAGCAGGCGCGGGAACTGGCCGAGCTGAACGCCCAGTGGTACGACTGCGACGCCTTCTGGGGCGGCAACGAGAGCGCGGCGGCCCGGGTGGACGAACTGGTCGCCGAGTTCAACGACCGCGTGGGAGTGGGCAAATGA
- a CDS encoding RNA chaperone Hfq: MEKIRKQYSHVPVTAHRRTPADFTGEEGKCLQRHSTQKTPMVVTLASGEEIKGWIEYFDLNFVRVTVNRGPNRFIYKKDILHIMEDPAFMRKRRFPRGF, encoded by the coding sequence TTGGAGAAAATCCGGAAGCAGTACAGCCACGTGCCGGTCACTGCGCACCGGAGGACCCCCGCCGACTTTACGGGGGAGGAAGGCAAGTGCCTCCAGCGTCACAGCACCCAGAAGACCCCCATGGTGGTGACCCTGGCGAGCGGCGAGGAGATCAAGGGCTGGATCGAGTACTTCGACCTGAACTTTGTCCGGGTCACCGTCAACCGGGGCCCCAACCGGTTCATCTACAAGAAGGACATCCTGCACATCATGGAAGACCCCGCCTTCATGCGCAAACGCCGCTTCCCCCGCGGGTTCTGA
- a CDS encoding HD domain-containing protein: MLQPYAMHESESRGRRWPEDPYDGTRGIYERDIDRVIHSRAFKRLAGKTQVISGRRSDHHRTRLTHSVEVAALCRSVARRLGIHEDLAACLGFCHDLGHPPLGHPGEDVFNEICGRFGDSFEHNRHTLTIVDEFEEKYAACPGLNLTFEVREGIVKHSRQPDPGDLSAAEFDPALHPPLEAQLTDICDEICYTFSDLDDAREGGFIDLEKDLLPGLPDFASVFEQMAARYPGAARKLLFNESLRRLMNAAVQDLTGHTAARVSEAGVETTADVRKAPGRLAGCSPAMMERLGRLKDFLRGAYYRHPEIQEQREENGQRIRKLFDAYRSNPALLPRRYQAMIREGTHPAHRVIVYYMVGFTDFYLFQMAERIGV, encoded by the coding sequence ATGCTCCAGCCCTACGCCATGCACGAGTCCGAATCGCGGGGGCGGCGGTGGCCCGAGGACCCCTACGACGGCACCCGGGGGATCTACGAGCGGGACATCGACCGGGTGATCCACTCCCGGGCCTTCAAGCGGCTGGCCGGCAAGACCCAGGTCATCTCCGGCCGCCGTTCCGATCACCACCGGACCCGGCTGACCCACAGCGTGGAGGTGGCCGCCCTCTGCCGGTCCGTGGCCCGACGGCTCGGGATCCACGAGGACCTTGCCGCCTGCCTCGGCTTCTGCCACGACCTGGGCCATCCCCCGCTGGGGCACCCGGGGGAGGATGTCTTCAACGAGATCTGCGGGCGCTTCGGCGACTCCTTCGAACACAACCGGCACACCCTCACCATCGTCGACGAGTTCGAAGAGAAGTACGCCGCCTGTCCGGGCCTCAACCTCACCTTCGAGGTCCGCGAGGGGATCGTCAAGCACTCCCGGCAGCCGGACCCCGGGGACCTTTCGGCGGCGGAGTTCGACCCCGCCCTGCACCCGCCGCTGGAGGCCCAGCTCACCGACATCTGCGACGAGATCTGCTACACTTTCTCCGACCTGGACGACGCCCGGGAGGGCGGGTTCATCGACCTGGAGAAGGACCTCCTCCCCGGCCTGCCCGACTTCGCCTCGGTCTTCGAACAGATGGCGGCCCGTTACCCCGGCGCCGCCCGCAAGCTTCTCTTCAACGAGTCGCTGCGACGGCTGATGAACGCGGCGGTCCAGGACCTGACCGGGCACACCGCGGCTCGCGTGAGCGAGGCGGGGGTCGAAACCACCGCCGACGTCCGGAAGGCGCCGGGGCGGCTGGCGGGGTGCTCTCCGGCCATGATGGAGCGTCTGGGACGTCTCAAGGACTTCCTGCGGGGCGCCTACTACCGCCACCCCGAGATCCAGGAGCAGCGCGAGGAGAACGGGCAGCGCATCCGGAAGCTCTTCGACGCCTACCGGTCCAACCCGGCCCTTCTGCCCCGCCGCTACCAGGCCATGATCCGGGAGGGCACCCACCCCGCCCACCGGGTGATCGTTTACTACATGGTGGGGTTCACGGATTTTTACCTTTTCCAGATGGCGGAGAGGATAGGGGTTTAG
- a CDS encoding protein kinase, which produces MKTCITCGKTFPDGQRYCPYDGAVLSSAPAMDDVGRVVDGRYRILEVVAQGGMGKVYKVEHLHLGQVFAMKVIRKDLLGGRGMAERFRREALTTSQIGHANIVYLTDFGFDPDLGAYFVMEYLEGKKLKDLIRAEAPMPLRRVHHLLAQIGDALGAAHAKGVVHRDLKPENIIILNQGTLMDFVKVLDFGIAGLLETDESLTRPGALMGSPYYISPEQSLGQEPDPRSDVYALGVILYQLLTGELPFKGQTVAEVLNKHRGEKPVPPSAARPEAGIPPVVDAVVLKALAKNADDRFPTVRDLTRAFWQGVVQASTPPAAPRSTLSAAGEPVPAAPPTPEPDGSGREMEARLVRGDFPVRNGKPCVARLEIRFRDLDRFRFERITNLRRGGLFVPLGEEIPTLSHIEVALTHPTTGHTLEAGGDVVYVARREKDVTGLGFDIDPSDRARLAQFLEAQRALEPTPGIPDDAVYETLPAARRFPLDNLTRAVLDHITGHCTLGTLKNHLGREAEHIADLIPYLVKHGVVRRAGDRPASTDQLG; this is translated from the coding sequence ATGAAAACCTGCATCACCTGCGGCAAGACCTTCCCGGACGGGCAGCGCTACTGCCCCTACGACGGGGCGGTGCTCTCCTCCGCCCCGGCCATGGACGACGTCGGCCGGGTGGTGGACGGGCGCTACCGTATCCTGGAGGTCGTCGCCCAGGGCGGGATGGGCAAGGTCTACAAGGTGGAGCACCTGCACCTCGGGCAGGTCTTCGCCATGAAGGTGATCCGCAAGGACCTCCTCGGCGGCAGGGGGATGGCGGAACGCTTCCGGCGCGAAGCCCTCACCACGAGCCAGATCGGGCACGCCAACATCGTCTACCTGACCGACTTCGGTTTCGACCCCGACCTGGGCGCCTATTTCGTCATGGAGTACCTGGAGGGGAAGAAGCTCAAGGACCTCATCCGCGCCGAGGCCCCCATGCCGTTGCGGCGGGTCCACCACCTTCTCGCGCAGATCGGCGACGCCCTGGGCGCCGCCCACGCGAAAGGGGTGGTCCACCGGGACCTGAAGCCCGAGAACATCATCATCCTCAACCAGGGCACGCTGATGGATTTCGTCAAGGTCCTGGACTTCGGCATCGCCGGGCTCCTGGAGACGGACGAGTCCCTGACCCGGCCCGGGGCCCTCATGGGAAGCCCCTACTACATCTCGCCGGAGCAGAGCCTGGGCCAGGAACCGGACCCCCGGTCCGACGTGTACGCGCTGGGCGTGATCCTTTACCAGTTGCTCACCGGCGAGCTGCCGTTCAAGGGGCAGACCGTCGCCGAGGTCCTGAACAAGCACCGCGGGGAGAAGCCGGTGCCCCCGTCGGCGGCGCGGCCCGAGGCGGGGATCCCCCCGGTCGTCGACGCGGTGGTGCTCAAGGCCCTGGCGAAGAACGCGGACGACCGCTTCCCCACGGTCCGGGACCTCACGCGGGCCTTCTGGCAGGGCGTGGTCCAGGCCTCGACCCCGCCGGCGGCACCGAGATCGACCCTCTCGGCCGCGGGAGAGCCGGTGCCGGCCGCCCCCCCGACCCCCGAACCGGACGGTTCCGGGCGGGAGATGGAAGCCCGCCTGGTCCGGGGGGACTTCCCCGTCCGCAACGGGAAGCCTTGCGTCGCCCGCCTCGAAATCCGGTTCCGGGACCTTGACCGTTTCCGCTTCGAGCGGATCACCAACCTCCGCCGGGGAGGGCTCTTCGTCCCGCTCGGCGAGGAGATCCCCACGCTGTCCCACATCGAGGTGGCCCTGACGCACCCCACCACCGGCCACACGCTGGAGGCCGGGGGCGACGTCGTCTACGTGGCCCGCCGCGAAAAGGACGTGACGGGGCTCGGGTTCGACATTGACCCTTCCGACCGGGCCCGCCTCGCCCAATTCCTCGAGGCACAGCGTGCCCTCGAGCCGACCCCGGGCATTCCGGACGACGCGGTCTACGAAACCCTGCCGGCCGCGCGCCGCTTTCCCCTCGACAACCTGACCCGGGCCGTGCTGGACCACATCACCGGCCATTGCACCCTGGGGACCCTGAAAAATCACCTGGGGAGGGAGGCCGAGCACATCGCGGACCTGATCCCATACCTCGTCAAACACGGGGTGGTGAGGCGGGCGGGGGACCGCCCCGCGTCCACGGATCAACTCGGATAA
- a CDS encoding protein kinase, with protein sequence MKTCKTCGKIFPDGQMWCPFDETALTAVPPADDVGRVVDGRYRVLATIAQGGMGKVYKVEHVNLGQIFAMKVIRRDLLGGEGIVDKFRQEALATSQIGNAHIVFLTDFGIDPDFGAYFVMEHLNGRSLKEVIRGEAPLPLRRVHHILAQIGDALGAAHAKGIVHRDLKPDNIILVSQGTLIDFVKILDFGIAGLLEKADIHSHSGAVLGSPLYVAPEQILGAPPDPRSDIYSLGVILYHMLTGEPPFIGDSILEVLQKHGLEDPLPLFVTRPDANIPHAINDVVLKALEKHPEQRQENVGELVQTFWKGILQASTPPPRPERAPAPPASAAPATPAPPPEPPAPRPVLPSDELEALYERGEFLAPNGKLCAGRLTIRFRDLDRFRYERTTNLRHGGFFAPLGEDLPILTHLEVTLTHPTTGKSLVVYANVVFVARREKTVTGCGLEVEPDERPRLAEFLEAQRALESTSRVDENGIYENLGAPAGFPLDNVTRTILGRLDGRRTLETLKRDLGREAGHVTDLIPYLVKRGVVRKVESEQGKP encoded by the coding sequence ATGAAGACCTGCAAGACCTGCGGGAAAATCTTCCCGGACGGGCAAATGTGGTGCCCGTTCGACGAGACGGCACTGACGGCGGTCCCCCCCGCGGACGACGTCGGCCGCGTCGTCGATGGGCGCTACCGTGTCCTGGCCACCATCGCCCAGGGCGGGATGGGGAAGGTGTACAAGGTCGAGCACGTCAACCTGGGGCAGATCTTCGCCATGAAGGTCATCCGGCGGGACCTCCTGGGCGGCGAGGGCATCGTGGACAAGTTCCGCCAGGAGGCCCTCGCCACGAGCCAGATCGGGAACGCCCACATCGTCTTCCTGACCGATTTCGGCATCGACCCCGACTTCGGGGCCTACTTCGTCATGGAACACCTCAACGGGCGGAGCCTGAAGGAGGTGATCCGCGGCGAGGCCCCGCTCCCGCTGCGCCGCGTCCACCACATCCTCGCCCAGATCGGGGACGCTCTCGGCGCGGCGCACGCCAAGGGGATCGTTCACCGGGACCTCAAGCCCGACAACATCATCCTCGTCAGCCAGGGCACGCTGATCGACTTCGTCAAGATCCTGGATTTCGGCATTGCGGGCCTCCTGGAGAAAGCGGACATCCACTCCCACTCCGGGGCCGTCCTGGGCAGCCCGCTCTACGTCGCGCCGGAGCAGATCCTGGGCGCCCCGCCGGACCCCCGTTCCGACATCTACTCCCTCGGCGTGATCCTGTACCACATGTTGACCGGCGAACCGCCCTTCATCGGGGACAGCATCCTGGAAGTCCTGCAGAAGCACGGTCTGGAGGACCCGCTCCCCCTGTTCGTGACCCGGCCCGACGCCAACATCCCCCACGCCATCAACGACGTGGTGCTCAAGGCACTCGAAAAGCACCCCGAACAGCGCCAGGAAAACGTCGGGGAGCTGGTGCAGACGTTCTGGAAGGGGATCCTGCAGGCGTCGACCCCGCCGCCCAGGCCCGAGAGGGCGCCGGCCCCGCCGGCCTCGGCCGCCCCGGCGACCCCGGCGCCGCCGCCCGAACCCCCGGCCCCCCGACCCGTCCTGCCTTCGGACGAACTGGAGGCCCTTTACGAGCGCGGGGAATTCCTGGCCCCCAACGGCAAACTGTGCGCCGGCCGCCTCACGATCCGGTTCCGCGACCTCGACCGCTTTCGGTACGAACGGACCACCAACCTTCGCCACGGCGGGTTCTTCGCGCCCCTGGGGGAGGACCTCCCGATCCTGACGCACTTGGAGGTGACCCTGACGCACCCCACCACCGGCAAATCCCTGGTGGTGTACGCCAACGTGGTGTTCGTGGCCCGGCGGGAGAAGACCGTCACCGGGTGCGGTCTCGAGGTCGAACCCGACGAGCGCCCCCGCCTGGCGGAGTTCCTGGAGGCCCAGCGGGCCCTGGAGTCCACCAGCCGGGTGGACGAGAACGGCATCTACGAGAACCTGGGCGCCCCCGCGGGCTTCCCCCTGGACAACGTGACCCGGACGATCCTGGGGCGCCTCGACGGGCGCCGCACCCTGGAGACTCTGAAAAGGGACCTGGGACGGGAGGCCGGGCACGTCACGGACCTGATCCCCTACCTCGTCAAACGCGGCGTGGTGCGAAAGGTGGAGAGCGAGCAAGGCAAGCCGTAG
- a CDS encoding aminopeptidase P family protein, giving the protein MFDKTTYTDRRRALCRTLPTGVALFLGNDESPMNYAANCYDFRQDSSFLYFFGLDQPGLAAVIDLDEGKDILFGDDVDIEDIIWLGPQEPLRSKAEAVGVPDVRPSDQLAGFLRGALANGRRVHFLPPYRPANALRLESLLGIRRPDLKDYVSTPLRRAVASLRSVKSDAEVAEIELALAVTHAMYQAGYAAARPGARESAVRGAMEGVARSSGVPFSFPPIISVRGETLHNHHHGNRMEKGHLLVMDSGAESPRHYAADITRTIPVGGRFTDRQRGIYDAVLGAQLQAIHTIRPGRPYREIHLLAARIITDHLKALGLMKGNTDDAVSEGAHALFFPHGLGHMIGLDVHDMEDIGEAFVGYDETVQRSDQFGLAYLRMAKALQSGFVVTVEPGIYFIPALIDQWRAECRHADFINYDKVEEYRDFGGIRIEDDVLVTGTANRVLGPPIPKSVDELENILPA; this is encoded by the coding sequence ATGTTCGACAAGACCACCTACACGGACCGCCGACGGGCGCTCTGCCGCACCCTCCCCACGGGCGTCGCCCTCTTCCTCGGGAACGACGAGAGCCCCATGAACTATGCCGCCAACTGCTACGACTTCCGCCAGGACAGCTCGTTCCTCTACTTCTTCGGCCTCGACCAGCCCGGCCTGGCGGCCGTCATCGACCTGGACGAAGGCAAGGACATCCTCTTCGGCGACGACGTGGACATCGAGGACATCATCTGGCTCGGCCCCCAGGAGCCCCTCCGGTCCAAGGCCGAAGCGGTGGGCGTGCCGGACGTCCGCCCCTCCGACCAGCTGGCCGGCTTCCTCCGGGGCGCTTTGGCGAACGGCCGCCGGGTCCACTTTCTCCCCCCCTACCGTCCGGCGAACGCGTTGCGCCTGGAGTCGCTCCTGGGTATCCGGCGACCCGACCTGAAGGACTACGTGTCCACGCCCCTGCGCCGCGCGGTCGCCTCGCTGCGCTCCGTCAAGTCCGACGCGGAGGTGGCCGAGATCGAACTGGCCCTCGCCGTCACCCACGCCATGTACCAGGCCGGGTACGCCGCGGCCCGGCCCGGCGCCCGGGAAAGCGCCGTCCGGGGGGCCATGGAGGGGGTGGCCCGGTCCAGCGGCGTCCCGTTCTCCTTTCCCCCCATCATCTCCGTGCGGGGTGAGACCCTCCACAACCACCACCACGGGAACCGCATGGAAAAGGGCCATCTGCTCGTCATGGACTCCGGCGCCGAGTCCCCCCGCCACTACGCCGCCGACATCACCCGGACCATCCCGGTGGGCGGCCGCTTCACGGACAGACAGCGCGGGATCTACGACGCCGTCCTCGGCGCGCAGCTCCAGGCGATCCACACCATCCGGCCGGGAAGGCCCTACCGGGAGATCCACCTCCTCGCCGCCCGCATCATCACCGACCACCTCAAGGCGCTGGGCCTGATGAAGGGGAACACCGACGACGCCGTGTCCGAGGGCGCCCACGCCCTGTTCTTCCCCCACGGCCTCGGCCACATGATCGGGCTGGACGTCCACGACATGGAGGACATCGGGGAAGCCTTCGTGGGTTACGACGAAACCGTCCAGCGCAGCGACCAGTTCGGCCTGGCCTACCTACGGATGGCCAAGGCGCTGCAGAGCGGCTTCGTGGTGACGGTGGAACCGGGGATCTACTTCATCCCGGCCCTCATCGACCAGTGGCGCGCCGAATGCCGTCACGCCGATTTCATCAACTACGACAAGGTGGAGGAATACCGTGATTTCGGCGGGATCCGCATCGAGGACGACGTCCTGGTGACCGGCACGGCCAACCGGGTCCTCGGCCCGCCCATCCCGAAGTCGGTGGACGAACTGGAGAACATTCTCCCGGCGTGA